GGTCGTCCGCCGCCGCCTTCCGTCCATGTACCACCAGTTCAAGGAGCTGGCGGACGTCGACATCACCGCGGAGCCGATGGAGGTCGGGCCGACCTGCCACTACGTGATGGGCGGCATCGCCGTCGACTCGGACACCGCCGCCACGGTGGGCGTGCCGGGGCTGTTCGCGGCCGGCGAGGTCGCGGGCGGGATGCACGGCTCGAACCGGCTCGGCGGCAACTCCCTCTCCGACCTGCTCGTCTTCGGACGGCGGGCGGGGCTGCACGCGGCGGAGCACGCCGCGGACTGCGAGGTGCGGCCCGAGGCGACGGCGGCCGAGGTCGACGCGGCGGCCGCCGAGGCGCTGGCCCCGTTCGGCGCGGAGGCGTCGGAGGAGGGCCCGGTGGAGAACCCGTACGCGCTCCACCAGGAGCTCCAGCAGACGATGAACGACCTGGTCGGCATCATCCGGCGGGCGGGCGAGATGGCCGAGGCGCTGTCACGCCTTGCCGCGCTGCGGGAGCGGGCCCGGCGGCTCGGCGTCGAGGGGCACCGGCAGTTCAATCCCGGCTGGCACCTGGCCCTGGACCTGCGGAACATGCTGCTGGTCAGCGAGTGCGTGGCCCGGGCCGCGCTGGAACGGACCGAGAGCCGCGGCGGGCACACCCGGGAGGACCATCCCGCGATGGACCGGGAGTGGCGCGCGGTGAACCTGCTGTGCCACGCCACGGAGAACGACGGGGCCGGGCACGGGGTCCGGCTCGAGCGCATCCGCACGGAGCCCGTCCGCCCGGACCTGCTCGCGCTGTTCGAGAAGGACGAGCTGGTCAAGTACCTCGCCGAAGAGGAGCTGTAGTGACCACCTATGACGCGCACTTCCGGGTGTGGCGGGGCGACTCCGACGGCGGGGACCTGAAGGACTTCACCGTCGCGGTGCACGACGGCGAGGTGGTCCTCGACATCGTGCACCGGCTCCAGGCCACCCAGACGCCGGATCTCGCCGTGCGCTGGAACTGCAAGGCGGGCAAGTGCGGTTCGTGCTCGGCGGAGATCAACGGCCGGCCGCGGCTGCTGTGCATGACGCGGATGTCGGTGTTCGCGCGGGACGAGACGGTCACCATCACGCCGCTGCGGGCCTTCCCGGTGATCCGGGACCTCGTGACGGACGTGTCCTTCAACTACGCCAAGGCACGCGAGATCCCGTCCTTCGTACCGCCGGCCGGGCTGGAGCCGGGCGAGTACCGGATGAAGCAGGAGGACGTCGCGCGCTCGCAGGAGTTCCGCAAGTGCATCGAGTGCTTCCTGTGCCAGGACACGTGCCATGTGGTGCGCGACCACGAGGAGAACAAGAACGCGTTCGCCGGGCCGCGCTTCCTGATGCGAGTGGCCGAACTGGACATGCATCCCCTGGACGCCGCGGAGGAGACCGGCCTGGACCGGAAGCGGACGGCCCAGGACGAGCACGGTCTCGGCTACTGCAACATCACCAAGTGCTGCACGGAGGTGTGCCCCGAGCAGATCAGGATCACGGACAACGCACTGATCCCACTGAAGGAGCGCGCCGTGGACCGGAAGTACGACCCACTGGTGTGGCTGGGCAACAAGATCGGCAGGAGAAAGGGCTAGCAGGCGACCGCGGTGCGGCGGTCCACCGTCCGCGCCGCGGGCCACAGCCCGTTCGGGTGACACCGCCGTCGCACGATCCGATGCGCGGTAGCGTCAGCACGGACACCACGTCGGAACGAGCCCCAGCCCGCATCACGGCGCAGGACGGACGATGAGCACAGCCCCTGACTACGACGGCATCGACGACCCCGAACGCGCACTCAAGTACGCCGTGCAGCACATCCGAGGCGACCGCGCCCAGATCATCGAGGGAATCATCGAACCGGTGTCGCCGACCTGGGACCACGAAGCCGCCGCCGAGACCATCCGCGACCAGCTCCGGCCCCGTGTACGCGAACTCGGTTGCGTCACCGGCTCCGGAAACCTGGATCTGCCCGGCTCCTCGAACTGGTACGTCCCCGACATCGCCGTCGTCCCCGCCGCCCAGGCCAAAGGAGCGACGGCGCTGCTCCCCGAGGACACTCTCCTGATCGTCGAGGTCACCTCCGAGTCCAACCGGGACACCGACCGAGTCGTGAAACGGAAGCGGTACGCCGAGTACCACGCCCCGCTCTACCTGATCGTGGACCGGCAGGAGCAGAGCGTCACCCTGTGCTCGGAACCCGGCCGGCTCGGCTACACCCGCGTCGACGGCCCGCACCCCTTCGGGACCCGGATCCGGCTGCCCGATCCTTTCGGGCTGGACCTCGACACCAGCGATCTGTCCTGACAGGTCAGTGCCAGTCGCTCCGGTACGCGGCCCAGTCGGCTTCCTCGGCGGCGAAGTCGACGTACAGGGCCACGCCGAAGCTCTTGCGGTCGCGGTCGGTGCGGTCGAGGCCCAGGCGGGTGCCTCTGACGGCGGCGGAGACGGTCTCGGCCGACTCGTGGTGGCCGAGGTCGTCCTCGTGGAAGAAGGGCAGGCCCATCAGCAGGTCGGTGTCCTCGGGGGTGACCTCCAGCGCGAGCGCGGTCTGCTGGGCGACGTAGCCGCCGTACATGCTCTCCAGCGGCATCCACGTGTCGTACGACATCACCGCGATCTGGTCGACCCGGCGGGCGACCTGGCCGAAGAACTCCTGCGACCACCACTTCTCGCTGCCGCTCAGCGCGCCCACCACGGTGTGCGCGGCGGGCAGCGGGTCGATCTGGTGGGCGGCGACGGAGAGCTGCGCCCGGCGGGGGCGGGTCAGCGCGCCGAGGTCGTCCAGGAGCGAGAGGTAGTGCGCGTCGTCGGAGTGCAGCGGCTCCAGGTCGAAGTGCACCCCGTCGAAGCCCGCGTCCAGGATCTGCCGGGCCGAGGCCACCACGGCGGCCCGTGACCCGGCGTTCTCCAGGCGCAGCCCGTCGGGCCCCTCGGTGGCCAGCACGTCCCCGAGCCAGGCCTGCACGCGTATCCCGGGCATCGTGCGGTGCACGGCGTCGATCAGCCACTTCGCGCGGGGATAGCGGTCCGCCGGCAGCGTGCCGTCGTGCTCCAGCGGGCCCGCGTGCACGTACAGGTCCCGTATCCCGGTGCCCTTGATCCGCGCGGCGAAGGCGGCGAGGTCGGCGTCCTTCTTCCGGCCGTCGACCCAGGCGTGGCCCAGCCAGACGGCGTCCTTCCCGCGGGACGTCGTACCGGCCGCCGGATCTCCCGCGTAGGAGATCCGCAGGGCGGCGTACGCGCCGACCGGTGGAAGGACGAGCAGCAGGACGAGTCCCAGGGCGACCCAGCGCCCCCGCCGCCACCAGCTCCGCACACGCTGCACCACCGAGACCCCCAAGGTCCGAGTCGAGACGATCACCACCCTAGGGGCGGCTACTGACAGTGACGCCTCACGGTCCGTCACGGTTTCCGCGGAACCGGTCCGGTCGCGGGGGTCCAGATGGCGTCATAACCTCCGAAACGTGACGCGAACAGCCACCCGAACCCTTCTCGCGCTCCTGGTGGCGGCGTGGTGGCTGGTCGTGCCCGCCGTCTCCGGCGCACGGGCCGACGACCCCGTCGTGCTGTCCCGCGAGGGGCAGATCACCGACAAGGTGGGAGCGCTCGGCGACCGCCGGGCCGAGGTGGAGCGGGCGCTCGACCGTCTCTACGACGACCGGCGCCTCCAGCTCTTCGTCGTCTACGTACGGGACTTCTCCGGCCGCTCCGCGCAGAACTGGGCCGACGCCACGGCCGACCGCAACGGCCTCGGCCGGGACGACGTGCTCCTCGCCGTCGCCACCCACGACCGGCAGTACGCCTACACCGTGGACGCCGACTCCCCGCTCACCGACCTCCAGCTCGACGACGTGGCCCGGACCGCGATCGAACCGGCGCTGCGGCAGAACGACTGGGCGGGCGCCGCGATCGGCGCGGCGAACGGCTACGACGCGGTGCTCGGCGGCGCGCCCGTGCCCGTCCCGACGGTCACCCCCGGCCCCGCCGACCCTGGTGGCACGGACTCCGTCGAGGGGAGCGACTACATCCTGCCGGTCCTGGTCGTCGGCGGCGCGGGCGTGGTCGCCGCGTTCGCGGTCTCCCGCAGCCGCCGCAGGAAGACCGGCGGCGCGGCGCCGAAGCCCGGCGGCTGGGGCGCCCCGCAGGCACCGGCCGAGACGCCGCTCGCCGAACTGGACGGGCAGGCACGGCAGGAGCTGGTGGCGACCGACGACGCGGTGCGCACCAGCCAGGAGGAACTGGGCTTCGCCACCGCCCAGTTCGGCGAGGAGGCGGTCGAGCCCTTCGCGGAGGCGGTGCGGTACGCGCAGGGCGAGCTGACCGCGGCGTTCCGGCTGCGCCAGCAGCTCGACGACGCCCACCCCGAGGACGACGCGAGGCGGCGCTCGATGCTCGAGGAGATCCACCGGCGCTGCGCCGACGCCAACACGCGGCTGGACGACGTCGCCGAGGACTTCGACCGGCTACGCGACCTGGAGCGGGACGCGCCGCGCGCCCTGGAGGCCGCCGACGCCGCGTTCCGCGAGCAGAGCGCGCGGGTCGGCACTGCGGAGGCGGCGCTGGCCGCGATGCGCGCGCGGTACGCCGAGTCGGCCGCCTCGCCCGTCGCGAGCGACGTCGAGCAGGCCCGGGACCGGCTGCTGTTCGCGACGGAGAACATCGACCGGGCCCGACAGGCCGTCGAGGCGGGCGACAACGGCGTCGCCGCCGTTCACATCCGCGCCGCCGAGAGCGCGATCGACCAGGCCGCCCGGCTCATCGAGGCCGTCGACCGGCGGGCCCAGGAGCTCGCCGAGGCGGTGGGGAAGCTGCCGGTCGCGCTGGCCGAGACCGAGGCCGACCTCGCCGACGCGCACGGACTGCTCCAGGGCACCGCCGAGGGCGTGTCCACGGCCGACCTCCAAGGCCGGGTCGCCCGTGCCGAGTCCGTCATCGCGGACGTCCGGCGGGTCGTGGAGGGCGGCCGCTACGACCCGCTCGACGCGCTGCGCCGGGTCGAGGAGGCGGACGCGACGCTGGACGAGGCGCTCGCCGGGGCGCGGGAGCGCGAGTCCGGTACCCGGCGGGCCCGGGCCCTGCTCGACCAGGCGCTGCTGACCGCCCGGTCCGCGATCGGCGCGGCGACCGACTACGTCACGACCCACCGCGGCGCGGTGGGCAGCGAGGCCCGAACCCGGCTCGCCGAGGCCCAGCGGCGGCTCGACCGGGCCGGGCAGCAGGCGGCCGCGGACGACCCGCAGGGCGCGCTGGCCGAGGCGCAGCAGGCCGACGCGCTGGCCCGGCAGGCGCAGGGCCTGGCCGAGCAGGACGTCCGCGCGTACGGGAACCCGGACGTGGCGCGCGGCCCGCAGGGCACCGTCGGCGGCGGGCTCGGCGGGGCGGTGCTCGGCGGCATCATCCTCGGCGGGCTGTTCGGCGGCGGAGGCGGCCGGGGCGGCGGGTTCGGCGGAGGCTTCGGCGGAGGTACGGGAGGCGGGTTCGGGGGCGGTACGGGGGGCGGCGGATTCGGCGGCGGGCCCGGCAGCTTCGGCGGCGGGGGCACGCGCGGCAGGCGGGGCGGCGGCGGCCGTTTCTGACCTCTCACCCCTACAAGGAGCAGATCCATGAGCAAGCAGACCATCCTCGGCCGCGTCACCCAGCTGGCCAAGGCCAACATCAACGCCCTGCTGGACCAGGCCGAGGACCCGCAGAAGATGCTCGACCAGCTGATCCGCGACTACACGAACAACATCGGTGAGGCCGAGCAGGCCGTGGCGGCCACCATCGGCAATCTGCGGCTGATGGAGCAGGACCACCAGGAGGACGTGGCCGCGGCGAAGGAGTGGGGCGGGAAGGCGCTGGCCGCGAGCAGGAAGGGCGACGAGCTGCGGGCCGCCGGACAGACCGCGGAGGCCGACCGGTTCGACAACCTGGCGAAGGTCGCGCTCGGCCGGCAGCTCCAGTCGGAGAAGGAGGCGCGGACCGCCGAGCCGACGATCGCCGCGCAGACCGAGGTGGTGGCGAAGCTGAAGAGCGGCCTCGACCAGATGAAGGCCAAGCTCTCCGAACTGAAGGCCAAGCGCGACGAGCTGGTGGCCCGGGCCACGTCGGCCCGGGCGCAGAACCAGATGATGGACGCGGTGAAGAACATCGACGTCCTGGACCCGACGAGCGAGCTGAGCCGGTTCGAGGACAAGGTGCGCCGCGAGGAGGCGCGGGCGCTGGGCAAGCAGGAACTCGCCGCGTCCTCCCTGGACGCCCAGTTCGAGCAGCTGGACAGCCTGGGCGACGAGGCCGAGGTCGCGGCCCGGCTGGCGGCCCTGAAGGCCGCCTGACGTCGCCTGGGGAGTCCCCGGGGGCGCCCGCGCGTCAGAACATGCTCAGCAACTGCTCCACCGTGGGCTCCGCGCTGTTCTCCCCGTCCGGCAGCGGCAGTTCGAACCACACCGTCTTGCCGCGCGGCGTCCGGCGCGAGCCCCACGCGGCGCTGAGCAGACCGACCAGCTGCAGGCCGCGGCCTCCCTCGTCGGTGTCCCGGGCCCGCCGCCGCCGGGGCTGGACCAGGCCGGAGTCCCAGACCTCGCAGACCAGCGTCCGGTCGCGCAGCAGCCGGAGCCTGATGTCGCCCTCGCCGTACCGCAGGGCGTTGGTGACCAGCTCGCTGACGAGCAGTTCGACCGTGTCCACCAGCGGTTCCAGGTCCCAGGCGGTGAGCTGGCCGCGGGCCAGCTCGCGGGCCCGGCCGACCGAGCGCGGTTCGCGCGGCAGGCTCCAGTCGCCGACCGCCTCCGCGGGCAGCCCCTGGATCCGGGCCATCAGCAGGGCGATGTCGTCCTGGCCGTGCCGGGTGTCCAGGGTGCCGAGGACGTGGTCGCAGACGTCCTCGAGCGGCCGTCCCGGATCGGTGAGGGCCTGGCGGAAGGCGTTCAGGCCCTCGTCGAGCGGATGGTCGCGGGACTCGACGAGGCCGTCCGTGTACAGCGCGAGCAGCGAGCCCTCCGGGAGCTCGACCTCCACCTCCTCGAACGGCTCGCCGCCGACGCCGAGCGGCATCCCCGGCGGTACGTCGAGCAGCATGGCGGCCTCGCCGGGCTCGACGAGCACCGGCGGCAGGTGACCGGCGTTGGCGAAGGTGCAGCGCCGGGTGACCGGGTCGTACACCGCGTAGACGCAGGTGGCGAGGTAGACCTCGGAGAGCTCGGGGCCGCGGGCCTTGTGGGCGCGGGCGCTCTGCTGGGCGCCGGCCGGTGCGCCGAGACCGCGGGCGATCTCGTCGAGATGGGAGAGCACCTCGGCCGGTTCCAGGTCCAGCTGGGCCAGGGTGCGTACGGCGGTGCGCAGTTCGCCCATGGCGACGGCGGCGCGCAGGCCGCGTCCCATGACGTCGCCGATGACCAGGGCGGTGCGGTGGCCGGGCAGTTCGATGACGTCGAACCAGTCGCCGCCGACCTCGGTGGCGGCGTTGCCGGGGAGGTACCGGCAGGCGATGTCGAGACCGGCGGCCTCGGGGTCGCCGGGCGGCAGCAGGCTGCGCTGGAGGATCAGCGCCCGCTCGTGCTCGCGCCGGTACAGGCGGGCGTTGTCGATGCAGACGGCGGCCCGGGCGGCCAGTTCGACGGCGAGCGCGCGGTCCCGCTCCCCGAAGGGCTCGCTGCCCTTGGCCCGGGAGAACTGGACGAGGCCGACGACGGTGTCGTGGGCGACCATCGGTACGGCGAGGGTGGACTGGACGAGGCTGCCGTCCGCCCCGGGCACGGTGTGCACCCGGCCGGTCCGCAGGGCGCTCGCGCAGGCCGAGTTGAACGGGTAGCGGTGGACGGAGCCGACCTCGACCGGCCCGTCCTCGCAACAGCCCGGCACCGAGCGGAGCTCCACCGGCGCGTCGGAGACGGCGCTGGCGAAGGCGACCCGGCGCAGTTCCGCGCTCCCGGCGCCGTAGCCGACGTCGTGCGACGAACCCCAGCGTCCCGGCGGGGCCTCGTC
This sequence is a window from Streptomyces sp. HUAS YS2. Protein-coding genes within it:
- a CDS encoding succinate dehydrogenase/fumarate reductase iron-sulfur subunit, translated to MTTYDAHFRVWRGDSDGGDLKDFTVAVHDGEVVLDIVHRLQATQTPDLAVRWNCKAGKCGSCSAEINGRPRLLCMTRMSVFARDETVTITPLRAFPVIRDLVTDVSFNYAKAREIPSFVPPAGLEPGEYRMKQEDVARSQEFRKCIECFLCQDTCHVVRDHEENKNAFAGPRFLMRVAELDMHPLDAAEETGLDRKRTAQDEHGLGYCNITKCCTEVCPEQIRITDNALIPLKERAVDRKYDPLVWLGNKIGRRKG
- a CDS encoding Uma2 family endonuclease produces the protein MSTAPDYDGIDDPERALKYAVQHIRGDRAQIIEGIIEPVSPTWDHEAAAETIRDQLRPRVRELGCVTGSGNLDLPGSSNWYVPDIAVVPAAQAKGATALLPEDTLLIVEVTSESNRDTDRVVKRKRYAEYHAPLYLIVDRQEQSVTLCSEPGRLGYTRVDGPHPFGTRIRLPDPFGLDLDTSDLS
- a CDS encoding TPM domain-containing protein; its protein translation is MTRTATRTLLALLVAAWWLVVPAVSGARADDPVVLSREGQITDKVGALGDRRAEVERALDRLYDDRRLQLFVVYVRDFSGRSAQNWADATADRNGLGRDDVLLAVATHDRQYAYTVDADSPLTDLQLDDVARTAIEPALRQNDWAGAAIGAANGYDAVLGGAPVPVPTVTPGPADPGGTDSVEGSDYILPVLVVGGAGVVAAFAVSRSRRRKTGGAAPKPGGWGAPQAPAETPLAELDGQARQELVATDDAVRTSQEELGFATAQFGEEAVEPFAEAVRYAQGELTAAFRLRQQLDDAHPEDDARRRSMLEEIHRRCADANTRLDDVAEDFDRLRDLERDAPRALEAADAAFREQSARVGTAEAALAAMRARYAESAASPVASDVEQARDRLLFATENIDRARQAVEAGDNGVAAVHIRAAESAIDQAARLIEAVDRRAQELAEAVGKLPVALAETEADLADAHGLLQGTAEGVSTADLQGRVARAESVIADVRRVVEGGRYDPLDALRRVEEADATLDEALAGARERESGTRRARALLDQALLTARSAIGAATDYVTTHRGAVGSEARTRLAEAQRRLDRAGQQAAADDPQGALAEAQQADALARQAQGLAEQDVRAYGNPDVARGPQGTVGGGLGGAVLGGIILGGLFGGGGGRGGGFGGGFGGGTGGGFGGGTGGGGFGGGPGSFGGGGTRGRRGGGGRF
- a CDS encoding PspA/IM30 family protein; amino-acid sequence: MSKQTILGRVTQLAKANINALLDQAEDPQKMLDQLIRDYTNNIGEAEQAVAATIGNLRLMEQDHQEDVAAAKEWGGKALAASRKGDELRAAGQTAEADRFDNLAKVALGRQLQSEKEARTAEPTIAAQTEVVAKLKSGLDQMKAKLSELKAKRDELVARATSARAQNQMMDAVKNIDVLDPTSELSRFEDKVRREEARALGKQELAASSLDAQFEQLDSLGDEAEVAARLAALKAA
- a CDS encoding SpoIIE family protein phosphatase translates to MSEIPGTASGVVWQSSPPGSIYDYIRVASFSIGPDGLVDQWSRRATELFGVSVEEARGKDPVEAFMPAELRERGHRRVAEILDGKEWTGLVPFRIPGGDRPHGIAEMYVMPSETQEGERAALCIVVDVRALRRIETDLAASQAIFGQSPFGFLLFGTDLTVKRANQRFAAVFGGSADDHRGRTVHDYLARAEADRMTAALRRVLETGEAVTELQIIGAPPGSSDRRHWSINLYRVHSGSGRPIGVAGLGVDVTRRHNAAREAASARRNLALLNEAGARIGNSLDLEATARELLDVAVPGFCDLASVDLYQGLLTGDEAPPGRWGSSHDVGYGAGSAELRRVAFASAVSDAPVELRSVPGCCEDGPVEVGSVHRYPFNSACASALRTGRVHTVPGADGSLVQSTLAVPMVAHDTVVGLVQFSRAKGSEPFGERDRALAVELAARAAVCIDNARLYRREHERALILQRSLLPPGDPEAAGLDIACRYLPGNAATEVGGDWFDVIELPGHRTALVIGDVMGRGLRAAVAMGELRTAVRTLAQLDLEPAEVLSHLDEIARGLGAPAGAQQSARAHKARGPELSEVYLATCVYAVYDPVTRRCTFANAGHLPPVLVEPGEAAMLLDVPPGMPLGVGGEPFEEVEVELPEGSLLALYTDGLVESRDHPLDEGLNAFRQALTDPGRPLEDVCDHVLGTLDTRHGQDDIALLMARIQGLPAEAVGDWSLPREPRSVGRARELARGQLTAWDLEPLVDTVELLVSELVTNALRYGEGDIRLRLLRDRTLVCEVWDSGLVQPRRRRARDTDEGGRGLQLVGLLSAAWGSRRTPRGKTVWFELPLPDGENSAEPTVEQLLSMF